One Helicobacter ganmani genomic region harbors:
- the htpX gene encoding zinc metalloprotease HtpX gives MFDKIIKENQFKTKCVIALYLLIFVFIGLLVDIVRMNASNFSEGIYRLLTFREFPIVTCVLLVIAALVVLFVIRNFKRILLSGNEYKEILYGKESNAQEREMSIILDELVEVANLSFRPKLFLMEAPFMNAFASGWNADNSLIAVTTTLVRNLTREELKAVMAHELSHIRHGDIRLTLMVGVLSNIMLLVVNYAVYLFLGNSREKGANLARAILLILQFVLPLLTLVLQMFLSRSREYMADSGAAYLMGDNKPMIKALQKISGNYAQSDFSQSDTNPTRSALYIFSANELFSTHPSIENRIQALLRQ, from the coding sequence ATGTTTGATAAAATCATCAAAGAAAATCAATTTAAAACAAAATGTGTGATTGCTCTTTATTTACTGATTTTTGTTTTTATTGGCTTACTCGTGGATATTGTGCGTATGAACGCGTCAAATTTCAGTGAAGGGATTTATAGGCTTTTAACTTTCAGGGAATTTCCCATAGTTACTTGCGTTTTGTTAGTCATTGCTGCTTTGGTTGTTTTGTTTGTAATTCGTAATTTTAAACGTATTTTGCTTAGTGGAAACGAATACAAAGAGATTCTGTATGGCAAGGAATCGAACGCACAAGAGCGAGAAATGAGCATAATCTTAGATGAGCTAGTAGAGGTGGCAAATCTTTCGTTTCGCCCTAAATTATTTCTTATGGAAGCACCTTTTATGAACGCGTTTGCAAGTGGTTGGAATGCAGATAATTCTCTCATTGCGGTAACAACGACTCTAGTAAGGAATCTTACGCGCGAGGAGTTAAAAGCAGTGATGGCACACGAGTTAAGCCATATTCGGCACGGAGACATTCGCTTAACTTTAATGGTTGGCGTTTTAAGTAATATTATGCTACTTGTCGTGAATTATGCAGTGTATTTATTTTTGGGAAATTCTAGGGAAAAAGGCGCGAATCTTGCAAGAGCAATTCTGTTAATTTTGCAATTTGTTTTACCCTTGCTTACGCTTGTTTTGCAGATGTTTTTAAGTCGTTCTAGGGAATATATGGCGGATTCTGGAGCGGCGTATTTAATGGGTGATAATAAGCCTATGATTAAAGCATTGCAGAAAATTAGTGGAAATTATGCACAATCAGATTTTTCACAAAGTGATACAAATCCTACGCGTTCTGCGCTTTATATTTTTAGCGCAAACGAGCTTTTTAGCACACACCCAAGCATTGAGAATCGCATTCAAGCATTATTAAGACAATAA
- the folE gene encoding GTP cyclohydrolase I FolE yields MQQDLQEIIRCIFDYIGEDRNREGLLETPKRVVKSWEHLYSGYKSDPKEILGRVFTEGACDEMVVLKNIEFYSVCEHHLLPFFGKISIGYIPDSKVVGISKLARLVEVYSRRLQIQEKMTSQIADTLMEVLQPKGVMVVAEAKHMCMVMRGVEKQNSIMLTSAIRGLFKSDHRTREEFMGYIKKG; encoded by the coding sequence ATGCAACAAGATTTACAGGAAATAATCCGCTGTATTTTTGATTATATCGGCGAGGATAGGAATCGCGAGGGACTATTAGAGACACCAAAGCGCGTGGTGAAAAGCTGGGAACATTTATATAGTGGATATAAAAGCGACCCAAAGGAGATTCTAGGTAGAGTATTCACAGAGGGGGCTTGTGATGAAATGGTGGTGCTTAAAAATATAGAATTTTATTCTGTGTGTGAGCACCATTTATTGCCCTTTTTTGGCAAAATTTCTATTGGTTATATCCCAGATTCCAAAGTTGTTGGAATCTCAAAGTTAGCGCGTTTGGTGGAGGTGTATTCTAGGCGGTTGCAGATTCAAGAGAAAATGACTTCACAAATTGCAGATACCTTAATGGAAGTCTTGCAGCCCAAAGGTGTAATGGTGGTTGCAGAGGCAAAACATATGTGTATGGTAATGCGCGGTGTGGAAAAGCAGAATAGCATAATGCTGACAAGTGCGATTCGAGGATTATTTAAAAGTGACCATAGAACGCGTGAAGAGTTTATGGGATATATTAAAAAAGGATAA
- a CDS encoding FkbM family methyltransferase: MQQEHIITLNLKTEGICYQMYVPFYKTDFIQGYVSRQKEPYEYEMLQAMLLRIPKDSFVLDIGMNIGNHSLFLAANGLRVIAFEANPKMSKIAKESIALNEFENKIQVNEFGLSDCEGIMHFAKEIPSNFGGMSLSSGAGESGAGIVVKTLDSLKVQEKISCIKIDVEGMESRVLQGARELIMRNRPMIYAEANYSQDFVKLERVLESLEYVHWDTFGGSPMHLFLPLEQIETKRLLAKTSAKIVNLQLFNTNYKQSSYMQTSIWHLRKDMGNLASKMEIENINKHRIARLESLLFGTAKDRIKNHLSYQLGQILLKDSKSFFGISKLPFKILWTILKHKNKQKQYQEKITNNPCLKLPSLESYPDYKQALKIKNYFSYQLGEAFLTSISAGGGGISHLYPQSA, from the coding sequence ATGCAGCAAGAACATATCATCACTTTAAACCTAAAGACAGAGGGTATCTGCTATCAAATGTATGTGCCTTTTTATAAAACAGATTTCATTCAAGGATATGTGAGCAGACAAAAAGAACCTTATGAATATGAAATGCTCCAGGCAATGCTTTTAAGAATTCCTAAAGATTCTTTTGTGCTAGATATTGGAATGAATATCGGTAACCATTCTTTGTTTCTTGCGGCAAATGGCTTGAGAGTGATTGCTTTTGAAGCAAATCCGAAAATGTCTAAAATAGCTAAAGAAAGTATTGCATTGAATGAATTTGAAAACAAAATTCAAGTCAATGAGTTTGGATTGTCTGATTGCGAGGGGATAATGCACTTTGCTAAAGAAATTCCAAGTAATTTTGGCGGAATGTCCCTAAGTAGTGGCGCAGGGGAAAGTGGGGCTGGGATTGTCGTTAAGACTTTGGATAGCCTAAAAGTGCAAGAGAAAATTTCTTGTATTAAGATTGATGTAGAAGGAATGGAATCACGTGTGCTTCAAGGCGCAAGAGAGTTGATTATGAGAAATCGTCCAATGATTTATGCGGAAGCGAATTATTCACAGGATTTTGTTAAACTAGAACGCGTATTAGAATCGCTAGAATACGTGCATTGGGATACTTTTGGGGGTTCTCCTATGCATTTGTTTTTGCCTTTAGAGCAAATAGAAACCAAACGACTTTTAGCTAAAACATCTGCAAAGATTGTTAATTTGCAGTTATTTAATACAAACTATAAGCAATCAAGTTATATGCAGACTTCTATTTGGCATTTAAGAAAAGATATGGGCAACCTTGCTTCCAAAATGGAAATAGAAAATATAAATAAACATCGTATTGCCCGCTTAGAATCTCTCCTCTTTGGCACAGCAAAAGACAGAATCAAAAACCATCTTAGCTACCAATTAGGACAAATCCTCCTTAAAGATTCTAAATCTTTCTTTGGAATCTCAAAACTCCCTTTTAAGATTCTATGGACAATACTAAAACACAAAAACAAACAAAAACAATATCAAGAAAAAATCACAAACAACCCTTGCTTAAAGCTTCCCTCTTTAGAATCCTATCCTGACTACAAGCAAGCCTTAAAAATCAAAAATTATTTCTCTTACCAATTAGGAGAAGCATTCCTTACTTCTATCTCTGCGGGGGGGGGGGGGATTTCTCACCTTTATCCGCAAAGTGCGTAA
- the uvrC gene encoding excinuclease ABC subunit UvrC yields MESKETTIKPKPLSNNLLEVLKKIPNQSGVYHYFDSEGRLLYVGKAKNLKNRVKSYFRFTPTLSPAPNLSARIAQMVQQIAMIRYLIVENENDALILENSLIKQLKPKYNILLRDDKTYPYLCVNSQEDFPRIILTRKVLKMQGLRYFGPYSSGARDLLESLYEVFPLVQKESCKQGKKACLFYQIKRCLAPCEGRINVESYHQILQNALHCIENPKKILVKLEEKMLFLSNNLRFEEARILRDRITKIQQLNPISSVDFARLEDLDVFALVCEEKRAALVKLFMRSGKIVSSATQIIKSEIGFEESAIYKQAVLNYYSKDLPLKPKQILIPFDLGEIAKELENFLRQNLGKKIPLYYPKSGEKKRLCELALQNGKEILRLQKDEEEEVLGEIKKLFCLQNVPFRFEVFDTSHHTGAQCVGAMIVYENGAFCKESYRQYLLEGTDEYSQMREMLERRISDFSKESPPDLWVLDGGAGQINLARTLLDSAGVNLEVIGIAKEKVDSKAYRAKGSARDILRDEVLQDYRLAPSDKRLQFIQKLRDEAHRFAITFHQKRKRKTMQQSKILEIKGIGKATQNKLLSYFGSFEEIYRANLEELTKVLPPTLAQAVFQTLHLK; encoded by the coding sequence ATGGAATCCAAAGAGACAACAATCAAGCCCAAACCGCTCTCCAACAATCTTTTGGAGGTTTTAAAAAAGATTCCAAACCAAAGTGGAGTTTATCATTATTTTGATAGTGAGGGACGATTGCTTTATGTAGGAAAAGCAAAGAATCTTAAAAATCGCGTAAAAAGCTATTTTCGTTTCACTCCTACTCTATCTCCCGCACCCAATTTGAGTGCGCGCATTGCACAAATGGTGCAACAAATCGCGATGATACGTTATCTCATCGTAGAAAATGAAAATGACGCTTTGATTTTGGAAAATTCACTGATTAAACAACTCAAACCCAAATACAATATTCTTTTGCGTGATGATAAAACCTATCCTTACCTATGCGTCAATTCGCAAGAGGATTTCCCCCGCATTATTCTAACAAGAAAAGTTTTGAAAATGCAGGGTTTGCGCTATTTTGGACCTTACTCTAGTGGAGCACGTGATTTACTAGAAAGCCTTTATGAGGTTTTTCCGCTTGTGCAAAAAGAATCTTGCAAGCAAGGTAAAAAAGCTTGTCTCTTTTATCAAATCAAAAGATGTCTTGCACCTTGCGAGGGGCGCATAAATGTAGAATCTTATCATCAAATCTTGCAAAACGCACTTCATTGCATAGAAAATCCCAAAAAAATCCTTGTAAAATTAGAAGAAAAAATGCTGTTTTTATCCAATAATTTGCGTTTTGAAGAAGCTAGAATCTTGCGGGATAGAATCACAAAGATTCAGCAGTTAAACCCTATTTCCTCTGTTGATTTTGCACGATTGGAAGATTTAGATGTGTTTGCTCTTGTTTGTGAAGAAAAACGTGCTGCTTTAGTCAAACTCTTTATGCGCAGTGGCAAGATTGTTTCTAGCGCAACACAAATTATCAAAAGTGAAATTGGTTTTGAGGAAAGTGCAATCTACAAACAAGCAGTGCTAAATTATTACAGCAAGGATTTACCTTTGAAACCAAAGCAAATCTTGATTCCTTTTGATTTGGGAGAAATTGCAAAAGAACTAGAAAATTTCTTGCGACAAAATCTTGGCAAAAAGATTCCTTTGTATTATCCAAAAAGCGGAGAGAAAAAGCGATTGTGCGAACTTGCTTTGCAAAATGGTAAAGAGATTTTGCGTTTGCAAAAAGACGAGGAGGAGGAAGTGCTCGGCGAGATTAAAAAACTCTTTTGCTTACAAAATGTTCCTTTCCGCTTTGAAGTTTTTGACACTTCACATCATACAGGTGCGCAATGCGTTGGGGCGATGATTGTCTATGAAAATGGGGCATTCTGCAAGGAATCTTATCGGCAGTACTTGTTAGAAGGCACAGACGAGTATTCCCAAATGCGTGAAATGCTAGAGCGTAGAATCTCGGATTTTAGCAAAGAATCCCCACCGGATTTATGGGTGCTAGATGGGGGAGCGGGGCAAATCAACTTAGCTAGAACCTTGCTTGATAGTGCGGGGGTAAATTTGGAAGTCATCGGAATCGCAAAAGAAAAAGTGGATAGCAAGGCTTACCGTGCTAAAGGAAGTGCAAGGGATATTCTACGTGATGAAGTCCTGCAAGATTATCGCCTCGCCCCTAGCGATAAGCGTTTGCAATTCATTCAAAAACTGCGCGATGAAGCCCATCGTTTTGCAATTACTTTCCATCAAAAACGAAAACGAAAAACAATGCAACAATCAAAAATTTTGGAAATCAAAGGGATTGGCAAAGCAACACAAAATAAACTTTTGTCTTATTTTGGGAGTTTTGAGGAAATTTATCGTGCCAATTTAGAGGAACTAACAAAAGTGCTACCACCAACTTTAGCACAAGCAGTTTTTCAAACATTGCATTTGAAATAA
- a CDS encoding L-aspartate oxidase yields the protein MFNFDVIIVGAGVAGLYASLNLPKNLKVLILCKEQPWECNTFYAQGGIAVAKDINDIPLHIEDTLNAGAGMCDEKAVKTLSEESLEVLEDLIERQTPFDRDEKGDLLFTKEAAHSTSRIIHAGGDCTGRVLHSHLIAQVSHTLWKNAAVTELLIEGNHCYGVSVLTKRGSYNLYAKHVILASGGVGALFEYHTNAYTISSELHGMILENSLKLKDMEMLQFHPTVFVKTPRARKMLLSEALRGEGARVVDFWGNRFLFDYDSSGELAPRDKVARSIFDYKMKLQERNPNAPQEQKEVYLDLSPFSKEFFYERFPNIARNLSALGYELPKDKIPISPAFHYCMGGIETDNIGRVIGMQNLYAMGECACTGVHGANRLASNSLLEGLVFSRRSAKEILGSYGAGNRIQDSKLREFPLHSQVLQKEQDENLKAILRHLMWHKVGIIRKKSGLNEALGGVEVMLQSGVGRLLRLRLLTAKNIIESALKRDFSVGAHYIE from the coding sequence ATGTTTAATTTTGATGTGATTATCGTAGGGGCTGGTGTTGCAGGATTGTATGCGTCTTTGAATCTACCTAAAAATCTAAAAGTTTTAATTCTTTGTAAAGAGCAACCTTGGGAATGCAATACTTTTTATGCGCAAGGTGGAATCGCAGTGGCAAAGGATATCAATGATATTCCTTTGCATATAGAAGATACACTAAACGCTGGTGCGGGAATGTGTGATGAAAAGGCAGTTAAGACATTAAGTGAGGAAAGTTTGGAGGTATTAGAGGATTTGATTGAGCGTCAAACTCCTTTTGACAGGGACGAAAAAGGCGATTTACTCTTCACCAAAGAAGCAGCCCATAGCACTTCACGGATTATCCACGCGGGAGGAGATTGCACAGGCAGGGTTTTGCATTCGCATTTGATAGCACAAGTTTCCCATACATTGTGGAAAAATGCAGCCGTTACGGAATTGCTCATTGAGGGAAATCATTGCTATGGTGTGAGTGTGCTAACTAAGCGCGGAAGTTATAATCTTTATGCCAAACATGTAATTTTGGCAAGCGGAGGAGTAGGTGCGCTTTTTGAATATCACACGAATGCTTATACGATTTCTAGCGAACTGCATGGAATGATTTTAGAGAATAGTTTAAAACTTAAAGATATGGAAATGTTGCAATTTCACCCCACCGTGTTTGTGAAAACTCCCCGTGCGCGCAAAATGCTTTTGAGTGAAGCTTTGCGAGGCGAGGGGGCTAGGGTCGTGGATTTTTGGGGGAATCGCTTTTTGTTTGATTATGATTCTTCAGGTGAGCTAGCCCCGCGTGATAAAGTCGCGCGTAGTATTTTTGACTATAAGATGAAGTTGCAAGAAAGAAATCCAAACGCTCCACAAGAGCAAAAGGAAGTTTATTTGGATTTAAGTCCATTTTCTAAAGAGTTTTTTTATGAACGCTTTCCTAATATCGCACGCAACTTAAGCGCACTTGGATATGAATTGCCAAAGGATAAAATCCCGATTTCTCCTGCATTTCATTATTGTATGGGAGGGATTGAGACGGACAATATAGGGCGGGTTATCGGTATGCAAAATCTTTATGCTATGGGGGAATGCGCTTGCACAGGTGTGCATGGGGCGAATCGTTTAGCGTCTAATTCTTTGCTAGAGGGCTTGGTGTTTTCAAGACGCAGTGCCAAAGAGATTTTAGGAAGTTATGGGGCAGGAAATAGAATCCAAGATTCTAAATTGAGGGAATTTCCTTTGCATTCGCAAGTATTACAAAAAGAACAAGACGAGAATCTCAAAGCGATTTTGCGTCATTTAATGTGGCACAAAGTAGGTATTATTCGCAAGAAATCTGGTTTAAATGAAGCTCTAGGTGGAGTGGAAGTAATGTTACAAAGTGGAGTGGGAAGACTTTTGCGCTTGCGTTTGCTTACTGCTAAGAACATTATAGAATCTGCACTTAAGAGAGATTTTTCAGTCGGTGCGCATTATATTGAATAA